ACGGGCAACTCAGCACGCTGATGCGGCTGGAGACCGTACCGATCGCCCTCAGCGCGTTCACCGGGATCAACCGGCACCAGGTCGACCGGCTCGTCCTCGAACTGGAGCCGACCAGCTCCGCGACCGTCTACGTGGACAACATCCACCTCGTCAAGCGATAGGACCCGGGTCATGTTCGAGACGCCCACCGCCACCGGCGCGTTCTTCGAGGAGTTGGAGGGCGAGCCCTGGCCGCTGCGGGTGCACGTCTCCGGTACGGGGTACGTCCGGCGGGCGGTCCAGGTGGCGGCCGTGGTCGGCGAGGTGGTGGTCGAGCAGATCATCCCGGCGGCGGGCGGCGACGGCTTCACCGGGATGCTGGCCGCCGTACCGGCCGAGGGCGACGTGCTGAAGGTCGGCTGGGCCGACGACGAGCTGGTCGACACACCGGTGGTCTTCCACGCCGCCGGCAACGGCTGAGAGGGACGGCAACCATGACCACCCTGACCGGGTCGCTGCACGCGCCCGCCCCGACGGACTTCACCGGCTACCGGGTCACCGCCCGGTACGACCGCACCGTCCTGGTGGACGAGGCCACCGAGGCCGATCTGACGGTCCGGCAGTCCACCGCCGCCGGGCCGGACGGCCGGTGGCGGATCGACCTCGACGCCGAGCCGGTCGGCGCGCTCACGCTTGCCGTCCGGGCGGCCAACGGAGTCGAGGTCGGCTCCCTGACCATCACCGAACCGGGCCCCGGGCCGTTCACGGTCGAGCTCACGGACACCGCCGTACCCGTGCTGATCGAGCCCGGCGAGGACCCGGCGCTGGGCCGCCCGAGCCGCCTCACCGGCCGGGCCCTGCAGCCCGGTGGCGCCGGAGTCCCGGCCGAGCTCCCGGTGGTGCTCTGGGGCCGGGTGGCCGAGGGCAGCCCACTGCCGCTGCTGGTCGCCGCGACCACCGACGGCGGCTACTTCGCCGGCGACTGGCCGGGCAACCGGCTGGACGAGGCCTGGGGGACGGTGGCCGGCGGCGCGCCCGTCCCGGTCCGGCTGGAGGACGGGCGGCTGCCCCGGGTGGTGCTGCTGGTCCTGACCGCGGAGACCCGGCCGCCGCAGCACGCCGAGGAGGAGGCCGACGGCTGCGGCTGCCACGCCACCGCCACCCCTCGCACGCCGGGCCAGGCGGACCTGGCCGCCGACCCGGCGGCGTACTCCGCCGACCTCGGCACCGGACAGTGCGTCAGCCTGACCACCCCCAACCGCACCATCGAGGAGGTGGTGCTGCACGCGGTGGTGCGCACCACCGAGCCCGAGATCAAGGGCACCACCCTGGGCGCGCCGACGCTGGTGCCCAAGAGCATCGCCGACCGGCTCGCCCAGCTCGGCGCGCTCACCGTCGAGGAAGCCCCCGTGGAGGCCAGGGCCGCCCGTCGGACGCTGCGGCTGGACGCCGGTGTGACGGCCGATCAGCTGCGCACCGGGGAGCCGGGCGCCGCCCTCCAACCGGCCGAGCTGGCCCGGGCCGGCCGGCTCACCGAGGTGCGGGAACTGCGCGGGCTGCTCGGCCTGTTCGGCGGCACCGAGCCCGGACGGGTCACCCTCGACGCCCACCACCAGGTGGACTGGGACGAGGACCCGACGGTCTATCAGGCCACCACCATCGCGCTCGGGCACCTGCTGACGCTCAAGCAGGTCTGGCGCGCCGACGGCTACTCGCTCGGGGACCTGCTCTACTCGCTGCCGCTCGCCCCGGGCCAGAAGAAGCAGATCGCGATCGTCGACTGGGAGCGCCGGGAGGCCACCGCCCGCCGCTCCACCCGGACCGAGACCGAGCAGCTGACCGCCGCGCTCGCCCACGACCGGGACATCAGCGAGATCATGAACTCGGCGCTCGCCGAGCACTCCCGGGGCAGCTCCAGCGCGCGGGTGTCGGCCTTCGGCGGCGGTATCGGCGGTTTCGTCGGCCCGATCGTGTTCGGCGGCGGTGGCGGCACCTCCAGCGCGGGTTCCACCGCGCACTCGCACAACTGGCGCGACGTCAGCGCCGACGTGCTCAACCAGGCCAGGGACCGCACCCAGCAGTCCGCGAGCCTGGTCCGCGGCCAGCGGGCGACCACCGTCCAGACCACCACCCAGGGCGAGTCGCTGCGGGCCCAGACCGAGGTGGTGGCCAACTACAACCACTGCCACGCGCTGAGCATGGAGTACTTCGAGGTGCTGCGGCACTTCCAGGTCTCCACCGAGCTGGCCGACGTCGCCGAATGCCTGTTCATCCCCTTCGAGTTGACCCCTTTCACGCCCAACAAGGCACTGCGCTGGCGCGAGCCGCTGAGCCGCGCGCTGCACCGCCGCGACCTGGCCGGCGGGTTCGCCGCGCTGGAGCGGATCCGGACCGGGTGGGCCACGGCGGACGTGCCGGCCGCCCGCTACGCGGACGAGCCGGTGGTCCTGCTGGACGGCGATCTCGAGCTGGTGCTGAGCCTGCCCCGGCCCGCCGACGACGACAACGACCACTACATGGCCGCCAACTGGCAGCCCTGGGCGGCCCTGCTCCAGCCGCACGCCCCGCAGGACGTCTGGACGCGCTACCTGGGCACCGCCCTGCCCGCGCAGCGGGACCGGATCTGGGACGAGCGGCTCGCCCCGACGATCGCCGCCGCCCTGGTCAACAGCCTCCGGGTGGAACTCCGGCTGGACGGCGGCAGCAGTACCGTCCCGGTGCCGCTGGACCCGACCCTGGTCTCGCCGTTCCGGCAGGACCAGGTGCTGCGGGTGAGCCTGCAGCCCGAGCTGACCACCACCTCGGTGGTCCGGGACCGGATCAGCGCGGTCCGGCTGTCGCTGTCCGCCGCCGTGCCCTTCCAGGCCAAGGTGGTCGCCCGGACCGGCTCGGTCCGCTACCGCACCGAGCACCTCTCGCACCACCTGTTCGCCGGCTACCGGATCGACCACGAGCTCTCCTCGGGGCTGACCGCCGACATCGGTGTCCACCTGGACCGCACCGAGCGGCGCAACCCGCGCAAGGAGGACACCCTGCTGGGCGCCCGCCTGGTGGCGCACCTGAACGAGCGGCTGGAGTACCACCACCAGGCCGTCTGGCGGGCGATGGACGCCAACCGCCGCTTCCTGCTGCTGGACGGCTTCCTGGCCCCGGGCGCCCAGGGCCGCAGCGTGGCGAGCGTGGTGGAGAACCGGCTCGTCGCCATCGTCGGCAACTGCCTGGTGATGCCGGTGGTCCCCGGGCTCCACCTGGACCCGGGCTACCGGACCGACCCGGAGCGCAAGGCCACCCTGCTCGACCTGTACGCCACCGACGCCCCGCCACCGGTACGGATCAGCGTGCCCACCAAGGGCGTCTTCGCCGAGGCCGTGCTGGGCGCCTGCAACAGCTGCGAGAAGAAGGACGACACCCGGTTCTGGCGCTGGGAGGAGTCGCCCGTCCCGGAGCAGCCGATGGCGATCTCCACCGTGTCCACCGCCAGTCGGCGCGGCGCACCGCCCGAGCTCGGCCCGGACGCCTTCCCCGACCCGGTGGTCGGCTACCAGCAGGTGCCGGGCAGCCCCGACCCGACCGGCCTGGCCGCGGCGCTGAAGCTGATCGGCACGCCCAACGTGTTCCGCGACCTGACCGGCCTCGACCTCAACCAGCAGGCGTCCGCGGCGGCCTTCTCGAAGGCGCTGGAGACCGCGCAGTTCTTCGGCACCCAGGCCGGGAACCTGGCCCAACAGCGGTACGCCAACCGGGAGATGGACCGCAACCTGCAACGCGTCCGGGCCGCCGTCGACGACAAGCTGATCACCCCCGAGCAGGGCCGGGAGCTCACCGAGACGTTCATCCGCTCGGGTACGGGCAAGGGCGCCGACAGCAAGCCCGCGCCCAGCGCCACCCCGGCCGTCCGCAAGGCCATCGAGCGGGCCGCCGATTCCGGCCGGATCCGGGTGAGCCGCCCCAGCGGCTCGGTGGACATCAGCTCCGGTGACCGGGCCACCGGCGCCGTCGACTTCGACGTGGACCCGCCGGTCGGCCCGGTCACCCAGACCTCGCCCAGCACCTGCTGGGCGGCGGCCGGCGCGATGCTGCTGGGCTGGTGGCGTCGACAGAGCCTGTCCGCCGAGAGCGCGGCCGACGAACTGGGCGCCGGCTGGCGGGCCAAGCTCGACGGCGACCAGGCGCTCACCGCCTCCGAGATGACCGGCTACGCGGCGGCGCTCGGCCTGGCCGCCGAGAGCCCGATGTGCTACCTGCCCCGGGGCCTGCTGCGACTGCTGGAAGCCCACGGGCCGCTCTGGGTGATCGGGGACGACGCGATCGACGGGGACGCCCTGGTGCACGTCCGGATCGTCACCGGCATCCACGGTGACGGCAGCCCCGACGGCACTCGGGTCAGCTACCTGGACCCGGCCGACGGCCAGGCCCACGAGGAGCCGTTCGCCGTCTTCGCCCAGCACCTGGAGGCCGGTGACGCCGCTGCCCTCAACCTCGGCATCCACCACTACTGACGCCCGTTCACCTCCCGTACCCATCGGTCCCAGCCGCCTGGGGCGACCCCGCCGTGCGGGATTGTCCGAGCGAGCCGCTAGCTTTTCCGCATCACCGCACGGAGTGTCCGTTTCCCTCCGTCTCTGCGGTGGTTCTTGGCGACTTGTGACGAGGTGGGGACCGATGGGCTGGCTGGCGGCGGGCGAAGGGTACGAAGTTGCCCTGGTGGAGGGCCGGGTGACGGCGCGTTCGACGGGCGGGCGCACCGAGGGCCGGCAGTTGAAGACGCTGCCGAAGGCGGTCCGCGAGCACCCCGAGACGGACCGGCTGCGCCGCTTCGCCGAGTGGCTGGACCGGCACGCCGCGTCCTGCGTCGCCCAGGCCGACGCCTGGATGGTGTCCTCGCTGCCCGTCCCGACCGGGCTGCTGGCCCGGGTCTGGCCCGACGAGGCGTGGCAGGCCGCGCTGCGCGACCTGGTGGTGGTCGGCGCGGACGAGGACGAGGCCGGTCTCCTGCGGGACGTCACCGCCGACGGCGAACTCCGGCTGGTCGACCTGGACGGCGAGACCGTCCGGATCTCGCCCGCCACGGTGACCTTCCCGCACCCGGTGCTGCTGCCCGACCTCGACGACCTGCGCGAGTTCGCGGCCGAACTCGGCGTCGTCCAGGGCGTCGAGCAGATCCACCGGGCGACCTGGCTGCGGCCCGCCGAGTTCGGTGAGAACAGCACCGAGGTGAAGGACTTCGCCGGCGGCCGGTACCCCTCGCGGTTCGGCCTGGCCGCCCGCGCCTCCGCGCTCGGCTACCGGGTCTCCGGCGGCTACGCCACCTCCCGGGTGCGCGACGGCGGACGCACCGTCGAGGCGCACGTGTGGATCGGCGAACCGTACTACGACGGTGACTCCGAGACCGGCGGGCTGAGCTGGCACGACCAGGACGGCCGGGTGATCGCCCTGCCCGAGGTCGGGGCGGTCGCCTGGTCGGAGGGGATGCGGATGGCCGCGGCACTGTACGCCGGCCGCACGGTCGAGGAGGGCAAGGGCGCATGAGCGACGACACCAAGGGAGACGCGGCGGCGATGACGGAGCTTCAGGCGGCCGAACTGCTGCTGGCGGGCGCGGTGCTGCCGCCCGGCACCGAGGGCGCGGGCGAGCGCGCGGTGGCGCTCACCGCCCGGACGTACCGTCACCCCGCCCTGGACGACCGGGTCGTGGTGCGGCTGGTACCCGGTGAGCTCGGCGCGGCCGAGGACCTCGCCGTCGGCTACCTGGGCCTGCAGCCGGACGGCGAGCCGGCCGAGGTCGGTCTCGGGCTGCGCCAGTCGCTCGGCTTCCCCGAATGGGTGCTCGTGCACCACCCGGAGGACGGCCACCACGCGCTCGGCGTGATGCCCGAGCTGGAGCGGATCGCCCGGCAGGCCAAGTCCAAGCCGAAGGCCGCCCTGGACGCCTACCAGGAGCTGGCCGGGCGGCTCGCCGCCGCGGTGCCGCACTTCCTGCCGACCTTCTACGAGCAGGCGGGCCGGGTCTTCCTCGGCGTGGAGAACGCCACCTACGCGGCGCAGCTGTTCGCCAAGGCCCGCCGCGCCGAGGCGCAGCACGGCCTGCTGGTCGACGAGGACCGCCTGGACGCGGTGTTCCTGGAGTTCGCGCTGGCCGGCGCACTGCCCGTCAAGGTGCTGACCGGGTACGGCAAGGAGCTCGCCGCCCGGGTGTCCGCGCAGGAGGCGTTCGACCGGTTCCGGCTGCTGTGCGTGCGCCGCACCGCCGGCGGGCTCCAGCCGTCCGCCCAGATGGCGACCGACCTGCGGAAGCTGGCCCGCGCCGCGGGCACCGACCCGGACGCCGCCGAGGGCGCGTACCTGGCCGAACTGCTCACCCTGCCCGCCACCCTGCGGGCGACGGGCGGCTGGTGGAAGAGCCACCGGGCCGCGCTGGTCGCGCTGGCCCGGCGCGACGCCGCCGTACGGGGGCAGCTGCTCGACCTGATGCCGACCGGTGAGGGCCGCGAACTCCCCGGCCTGTGGGTGGAGATCCTCACCGAGTCCGGTGCGGACGCCGGCCTGGTCGATGCCTCGCTGCCCGCCGCGGAGCGGCCGGCCGACGGCAGCGCCGGCTGGTTCGGCCGGTTCAGCGCGTTCCGGGACCGGGGCTGGTGGCGCCCGTCGCGGATCCCGGCGCTGTACCCGCTGGTGGAGCGGATGGCGGAGCAGCTGCGGGCCGAACTCGCCGCCTCCGGCGCGGCGTTGCCGATCGTCGAGAGCGACCTCGACGTGCTCGACCAGCTGCTCACCCTGGGTCTGCCGGTCGCCGACCCGGAGGAGAACGCCGTGCTCGGCCTGACTGGCTGGGCGCAGGACGCGGAGGGACGCCGCGACCTGCTCGCGGTCGAGGCCGATCCGCGGTTCCGGCCGGCCTTCCGGCGCGG
This genomic interval from Kitasatospora gansuensis contains the following:
- a CDS encoding papain-like cysteine protease family protein — protein: MTTLTGSLHAPAPTDFTGYRVTARYDRTVLVDEATEADLTVRQSTAAGPDGRWRIDLDAEPVGALTLAVRAANGVEVGSLTITEPGPGPFTVELTDTAVPVLIEPGEDPALGRPSRLTGRALQPGGAGVPAELPVVLWGRVAEGSPLPLLVAATTDGGYFAGDWPGNRLDEAWGTVAGGAPVPVRLEDGRLPRVVLLVLTAETRPPQHAEEEADGCGCHATATPRTPGQADLAADPAAYSADLGTGQCVSLTTPNRTIEEVVLHAVVRTTEPEIKGTTLGAPTLVPKSIADRLAQLGALTVEEAPVEARAARRTLRLDAGVTADQLRTGEPGAALQPAELARAGRLTEVRELRGLLGLFGGTEPGRVTLDAHHQVDWDEDPTVYQATTIALGHLLTLKQVWRADGYSLGDLLYSLPLAPGQKKQIAIVDWERREATARRSTRTETEQLTAALAHDRDISEIMNSALAEHSRGSSSARVSAFGGGIGGFVGPIVFGGGGGTSSAGSTAHSHNWRDVSADVLNQARDRTQQSASLVRGQRATTVQTTTQGESLRAQTEVVANYNHCHALSMEYFEVLRHFQVSTELADVAECLFIPFELTPFTPNKALRWREPLSRALHRRDLAGGFAALERIRTGWATADVPAARYADEPVVLLDGDLELVLSLPRPADDDNDHYMAANWQPWAALLQPHAPQDVWTRYLGTALPAQRDRIWDERLAPTIAAALVNSLRVELRLDGGSSTVPVPLDPTLVSPFRQDQVLRVSLQPELTTTSVVRDRISAVRLSLSAAVPFQAKVVARTGSVRYRTEHLSHHLFAGYRIDHELSSGLTADIGVHLDRTERRNPRKEDTLLGARLVAHLNERLEYHHQAVWRAMDANRRFLLLDGFLAPGAQGRSVASVVENRLVAIVGNCLVMPVVPGLHLDPGYRTDPERKATLLDLYATDAPPPVRISVPTKGVFAEAVLGACNSCEKKDDTRFWRWEESPVPEQPMAISTVSTASRRGAPPELGPDAFPDPVVGYQQVPGSPDPTGLAAALKLIGTPNVFRDLTGLDLNQQASAAAFSKALETAQFFGTQAGNLAQQRYANREMDRNLQRVRAAVDDKLITPEQGRELTETFIRSGTGKGADSKPAPSATPAVRKAIERAADSGRIRVSRPSGSVDISSGDRATGAVDFDVDPPVGPVTQTSPSTCWAAAGAMLLGWWRRQSLSAESAADELGAGWRAKLDGDQALTASEMTGYAAALGLAAESPMCYLPRGLLRLLEAHGPLWVIGDDAIDGDALVHVRIVTGIHGDGSPDGTRVSYLDPADGQAHEEPFAVFAQHLEAGDAAALNLGIHHY
- a CDS encoding DUF4132 domain-containing protein, with the translated sequence MGWLAAGEGYEVALVEGRVTARSTGGRTEGRQLKTLPKAVREHPETDRLRRFAEWLDRHAASCVAQADAWMVSSLPVPTGLLARVWPDEAWQAALRDLVVVGADEDEAGLLRDVTADGELRLVDLDGETVRISPATVTFPHPVLLPDLDDLREFAAELGVVQGVEQIHRATWLRPAEFGENSTEVKDFAGGRYPSRFGLAARASALGYRVSGGYATSRVRDGGRTVEAHVWIGEPYYDGDSETGGLSWHDQDGRVIALPEVGAVAWSEGMRMAAALYAGRTVEEGKGA